In the genome of Fusobacterium necrogenes, one region contains:
- a CDS encoding sensor histidine kinase: protein MRFLNIKTKITLWYTTFMVALVVTILGVLVEFTDITLLTNQKNQLVEVIEDTIEDIKDGDDFDYFDDNVFIITYDKEENYLNGSIPFNFSIDYPLKNGQLQEVGEDKKKFYIYDRRVNPPYGDWFWVRGVFSDMQINNVTQTIVKAAFILLPILVIISTGIGYFITKKALLPVKKIQETAENISKSNQLSLRIGLPSGSDEIARLGTTIDNMLEKLEKSFLKEKQFTSDASHELRTPVTVILAESEYMLEHGENIEEARESMEVINRQAKKISALINQLLFFSRADRGEMEIKLEKVDIIQTLKDLKSDNTIEANKRNITIEYENNLENKEYSVDKIMFIRAIQNILQNAINYGKENGFIKISSFEEPDYLAISIEDNGIGIEQENLEKIWNRFYQVEESRTGSSMGLGLSMVKLIIEKHHGYVDIKSELGVGTTFTLYFKKV from the coding sequence ATGAGATTTCTAAATATTAAGACCAAAATAACTCTTTGGTATACAACTTTTATGGTAGCTCTTGTCGTAACTATATTAGGAGTCCTTGTCGAATTTACAGATATAACTTTACTCACTAATCAAAAAAATCAACTTGTAGAGGTGATTGAAGATACAATAGAAGATATTAAAGATGGAGATGACTTTGATTATTTTGATGATAATGTCTTTATTATTACCTATGATAAAGAAGAAAACTATTTAAATGGTAGTATTCCTTTTAACTTTTCAATTGACTATCCCTTAAAAAATGGGCAGTTACAAGAAGTTGGAGAAGATAAAAAAAAATTCTATATCTATGATAGAAGAGTTAATCCTCCTTATGGAGATTGGTTTTGGGTACGTGGAGTATTTTCAGATATGCAAATCAATAATGTCACACAAACAATAGTAAAAGCAGCCTTTATCTTACTTCCTATCTTAGTCATCATCTCAACTGGTATTGGATATTTTATAACTAAAAAAGCTCTATTACCAGTAAAAAAAATACAAGAAACTGCTGAAAATATAAGTAAGAGCAATCAACTTTCTTTAAGAATTGGCCTTCCATCTGGAAGCGATGAGATAGCTAGACTTGGGACTACTATAGATAATATGTTAGAAAAACTAGAAAAAAGTTTCTTAAAAGAAAAACAATTTACCTCTGATGCATCTCATGAACTGCGTACTCCAGTTACAGTTATCTTAGCTGAGAGTGAGTACATGTTAGAACACGGAGAAAATATTGAAGAAGCTAGAGAGTCTATGGAAGTTATAAATAGACAAGCAAAAAAGATTTCTGCTCTTATAAATCAACTCTTATTTTTTAGTCGAGCCGATAGAGGAGAGATGGAAATAAAGTTAGAAAAAGTAGACATTATACAAACATTAAAAGATTTAAAATCTGATAATACTATTGAAGCTAATAAAAGAAATATCACTATAGAGTATGAAAATAACTTAGAAAATAAAGAGTATTCTGTAGATAAAATAATGTTTATAAGAGCTATTCAAAATATATTACAAAATGCTATAAACTATGGTAAAGAAAATGGATTTATAAAAATTTCTAGTTTTGAAGAACCAGATTATTTAGCTATAAGTATAGAAGATAATGGAATAGGAATAGAACAAGAAAATTTAGAAAAAATTTGGAATAGATTTTACCAAGTAGAAGAGTCAAGAACTGGTAGTAGCATGGGTCTAGGTCTTTCCATGGTAAAATTAATCATCGAAAAACACCATGGTTATGTAGATATAAAAAGTGAGCTAGGAGTTGGAACAACTTTTACACTATATTTTAAAAAAGTATAA
- a CDS encoding response regulator transcription factor codes for MRILVVEDEKDLNRIITKKLKVEGYSVDSCYNGEEALLYIDGASYDIILMDIMMPKLNGYETLKKIREKQNSTPVLFLTAKDSIEDRVKGLDLGADDYIVKPFHFDELMARIRVMIRRSHGSLSNEIKIANLVMDCNKRIVKRGDKEIDLSAKEFAILEYMIQNQGIVLSREKLEEHIWNYDYQGASNMIDVYIRYLRIKMDNDFEPKLIHTVRGVGYVLKEKENN; via the coding sequence ATGAGAATACTAGTAGTAGAGGATGAAAAAGATTTAAATAGAATTATCACCAAAAAATTAAAAGTAGAGGGATATAGTGTAGACTCTTGTTACAATGGAGAAGAGGCACTTCTTTATATAGATGGAGCTAGTTACGATATAATTTTAATGGATATAATGATGCCAAAACTCAATGGTTATGAAACTTTGAAAAAAATAAGAGAGAAACAAAATTCAACTCCAGTACTTTTTCTAACTGCTAAAGATAGTATTGAAGATAGAGTTAAAGGACTAGATTTAGGAGCTGATGACTATATAGTTAAGCCTTTTCATTTTGATGAATTGATGGCTAGAATAAGAGTTATGATAAGAAGAAGTCATGGTTCGTTGAGTAATGAAATAAAAATTGCTAATCTAGTAATGGATTGTAATAAAAGAATTGTTAAACGAGGAGATAAGGAGATAGACCTATCTGCTAAAGAATTTGCTATCTTAGAATATATGATACAAAATCAAGGTATAGTTCTAAGTAGAGAAAAACTTGAAGAGCATATTTGGAACTATGATTATCAAGGTGCTTCTAATATGATAGATGTATATATAAGATATCTTCGTATTAAAATGGATAATGATTTTGAACCTAAACTCATACATACAGTAAGAGGCGTCGGTTATGTTTTGAAAGAAAAGGAGAATAATTGA
- a CDS encoding sirohydrochlorin cobaltochelatase — MNKDFFKGMQKGDKAAILMVHFGTTYDETRTLTIDKINQKVEKEFKGIIVKEAYTSRIIMRKLKERGVVKLNPKEALDELKAQGYTHVLVQSTNIMNGIESENLKKEVASYEKFFKDIRLGVPLLTEVTDYEKVAEAIVKKVGVLKENQGVVLVGHGTKHFAGSAYPMMDYVFSAKGYDNYAVGTIEGYPEFDNVVKKLNARGIREVILIPFMFVAGDHAQNDIAGDWNKDLQEAGFKILKIVMMGLGENEDIQDIYLEHIRFISEHRPEDIAAKKIEYSRAKNE, encoded by the coding sequence GTGAATAAAGATTTTTTTAAGGGTATGCAAAAAGGGGATAAAGCGGCTATATTGATGGTACACTTTGGAACAACTTATGATGAAACTAGAACTTTGACTATTGATAAAATTAATCAGAAAGTAGAGAAAGAGTTCAAAGGTATAATCGTAAAAGAAGCGTATACCTCAAGAATAATTATGAGAAAATTAAAAGAGCGAGGAGTAGTGAAGTTAAATCCAAAAGAAGCACTTGATGAATTAAAAGCCCAAGGATATACACATGTATTAGTACAAAGTACAAATATTATGAATGGAATAGAGAGTGAAAATTTGAAAAAAGAAGTAGCTTCATATGAAAAATTTTTTAAAGATATAAGGTTAGGAGTTCCTCTTCTTACTGAAGTAACTGATTATGAAAAGGTAGCTGAGGCTATTGTAAAAAAGGTTGGAGTTTTAAAAGAAAATCAAGGTGTTGTATTAGTAGGACATGGAACAAAGCATTTTGCTGGTTCAGCTTATCCTATGATGGATTATGTATTTTCAGCTAAAGGATATGATAATTATGCTGTTGGAACTATAGAGGGATATCCAGAATTTGATAATGTAGTAAAAAAACTAAATGCTAGAGGAATAAGGGAGGTAATTCTTATTCCGTTTATGTTTGTAGCTGGAGATCATGCTCAAAATGATATAGCTGGTGATTGGAATAAGGACTTACAAGAAGCTGGATTTAAAATTTTAAAGATAGTAATGATGGGACTTGGAGAGAATGAAGATATTCAAGACATATATTTAGAACATATAAGGTTTATTTCTGAGCATAGGCCAGAAGATATTGCAGCTAAAAAAATTGAATATTCTAGAGCTAAGAATGAATAA
- a CDS encoding cation-translocating P-type ATPase, translated as MKNYFSKSKEEVLQEFQTTKNGLNSQEVEERVKKYGKNQLNEEEKVSTLAVFLSQFKDFLVIILIIASIISAISGNIESTIVILVVIIINAILGTVQHIKAEESINSLKSLSSPKTKVLRNGEKVELSSEEVVPGDIVFIEAGDLVPADGRVLDSFSLLVNESSLTGESEGVEKKSDVIEADELALGDQKNMVFSGSLVSYGRGVILVTATGMNTELGKIAKLLEATKEKTTPLQVSLDNFGKKLSLGIIILCGIIFAINLLHGVKILDSLMFAVALAVAAIPEALSSIVTIVLAIGTQKLSKENAIIKNLKSVEALGCVGVICSDKTGTLTQNKMTVKKVYVSGRVVEDTGLDDTRLAEDIVLKESVLCNDATTEVGDPTEIALINLAKKYSVDYKELKEKYPRISEIPFDSDRKLMSTVHEIDGKITMFTKGALDSLLPKLKSIIHGNEIRAITSEDIKEIENINTMFAETGLRVLTYAYKGLECEKDICYEDENGYIFVGLVGMIDPPRLESKEAVEKCIMAGIKPVMITGDHKVTAKTIAKEIGIYQDGDNVLEGVELEKMSDEELKEKVAHTSVYARVSPEHKIRIVTAWQSLGKICAMTGDGVNDAPALKRADIGIAMGITGTEVSKDAASMILADDNFSTIVKAVTTGRNIYANIKNSIRFLLSGNTAAILAVIYSSFAGLPVIFAPVHLLFINLLTDSLPAIAIGMEPSHGEVLKEKPRDPKEPILTKTLSSRIIIEGVLIAIFVMIGFYFGYGEIKDAFKGSTMAFAVLCLARLFHGFNCRANSSIIGLGFMSNPFSVLAFFIGFVLLNGVLLIPAIHKVFEVAPLELNDILIIYGLALIPTIIIQISKYFKYKR; from the coding sequence ATGAAAAACTATTTTTCAAAATCGAAAGAGGAAGTTTTACAAGAGTTTCAAACAACGAAAAATGGACTAAATAGTCAAGAGGTGGAGGAAAGAGTTAAAAAGTATGGTAAAAATCAATTAAATGAAGAGGAAAAAGTAAGCACACTAGCTGTTTTCTTATCACAATTTAAGGATTTTTTAGTAATTATCTTGATAATTGCTTCGATTATTTCTGCTATATCTGGAAATATAGAAAGTACAATCGTTATCCTTGTGGTAATAATAATCAATGCTATACTTGGAACTGTTCAACATATTAAGGCTGAGGAGTCAATAAATAGTTTGAAATCACTTTCATCTCCAAAAACAAAAGTCTTAAGAAATGGAGAAAAAGTTGAATTATCATCAGAAGAGGTTGTTCCTGGGGATATTGTTTTTATAGAAGCTGGGGATTTAGTTCCTGCTGACGGTAGAGTTTTAGATAGTTTTTCGTTACTTGTAAATGAAAGTTCTCTTACTGGAGAATCTGAGGGTGTAGAGAAGAAAAGCGATGTAATAGAAGCTGATGAATTAGCATTGGGAGATCAAAAAAATATGGTTTTTTCTGGAAGCTTAGTGAGTTATGGTAGAGGAGTAATATTAGTTACTGCTACTGGTATGAATACTGAGCTTGGAAAAATTGCTAAACTATTGGAAGCAACAAAAGAAAAAACTACTCCGTTACAAGTTTCACTAGATAATTTTGGAAAGAAATTATCATTGGGAATAATCATACTATGTGGAATTATTTTTGCTATAAATCTATTACATGGAGTTAAGATTTTAGACTCTTTGATGTTTGCAGTGGCTTTAGCTGTAGCTGCTATACCTGAGGCACTTAGTTCAATAGTTACTATTGTACTAGCAATAGGAACACAAAAACTTTCTAAAGAAAATGCTATTATTAAAAATTTAAAATCAGTAGAAGCCTTAGGTTGTGTAGGAGTAATATGTTCAGATAAGACAGGAACACTTACACAAAATAAGATGACTGTAAAAAAAGTATATGTAAGTGGTAGAGTTGTTGAGGATACTGGTTTAGATGATACAAGGCTAGCTGAAGATATAGTATTAAAAGAATCGGTATTATGTAATGATGCAACTACTGAGGTAGGAGATCCTACTGAGATAGCTCTAATAAATCTAGCAAAAAAATATAGTGTAGATTATAAAGAGTTAAAAGAGAAATATCCACGTATATCTGAAATACCATTTGACTCAGATAGAAAACTTATGAGTACGGTACATGAGATAGATGGAAAGATAACAATGTTTACAAAAGGAGCCTTAGATTCATTACTACCTAAATTAAAATCTATAATTCATGGAAATGAAATAAGAGCTATAACTTCTGAGGATATAAAAGAGATTGAAAATATTAATACTATGTTTGCTGAGACAGGACTTAGAGTCTTAACTTATGCATACAAGGGCTTAGAGTGTGAGAAAGATATATGTTATGAGGATGAAAATGGCTATATTTTTGTAGGTTTAGTAGGAATGATAGATCCACCTAGATTAGAGTCAAAAGAAGCTGTAGAAAAATGTATAATGGCAGGAATTAAGCCTGTAATGATAACAGGAGACCATAAAGTTACTGCTAAAACAATAGCAAAAGAGATTGGGATATATCAAGATGGAGATAATGTATTAGAGGGAGTAGAATTAGAAAAAATGAGTGATGAGGAGCTAAAAGAAAAAGTAGCTCATACATCTGTATATGCAAGAGTTTCACCAGAGCATAAAATAAGAATAGTTACAGCATGGCAATCATTAGGAAAAATTTGTGCTATGACTGGAGATGGAGTAAATGATGCTCCCGCATTAAAAAGAGCAGATATTGGAATAGCTATGGGAATAACAGGAACAGAAGTTTCTAAAGATGCAGCTTCTATGATACTTGCTGATGATAATTTTTCTACAATTGTTAAGGCTGTTACAACAGGAAGAAATATCTATGCTAATATTAAAAACTCTATAAGATTCTTACTTTCTGGAAATACTGCTGCTATATTAGCTGTAATCTATTCATCATTTGCAGGGTTACCAGTAATATTTGCACCAGTACATCTATTATTCATAAATCTACTTACAGATAGTTTACCAGCTATTGCTATTGGAATGGAACCATCGCATGGAGAGGTTTTGAAAGAAAAACCAAGAGATCCTAAGGAACCAATTCTTACTAAAACTCTTTCTAGTAGAATAATTATTGAAGGAGTGCTTATAGCTATATTTGTTATGATAGGATTTTATTTTGGATATGGAGAGATAAAAGATGCTTTCAAAGGTAGTACAATGGCTTTTGCTGTCTTATGTTTAGCGAGACTTTTTCATGGATTTAACTGTAGAGCTAATAGTTCAATAATAGGGCTAGGATTTATGAGTAATCCATTTTCGGTTTTAGCATTCTTTATAGGATTTGTATTACTAAATGGAGTTTTACTAATACCAGCTATACATAAAGTATTTGAAGTTGCTCCTTTAGAATTAAATGATATATTAATTATATATGGATTAGCGTTGATTCCAACTATTATTATACAGATATCTAAATATTTTAAATATAAAAGATAA
- a CDS encoding ParA family protein: MKKKIGLFYKKNGSFNNAVLTIDKSITEALNVSKDENEIVFSMKDGVITLTKGRCKEEVEEKNIHGDLIEYRKNVNINFSKVYKDKDYYVAKLNIPFGVVDTLKITKDSNDVNITLEDGAVIIDRKERIGKVYTLKVNKGGIGKTFLTVQLAHGLTMKGSKVIILTTDSQNNIIDFTIPEEKQESIELKKGLRSWVMTGKGDKLNLRKNLDFIPLESSVFTERFLEKLPIFIDHLKKEYDYILIDSIPTMKIDTEFVRCSDKIIIPAFCDIPTLKGVINVIEEAGIEKIHAILVNLYRATITQKDILEKLNSMLKETDILFPEPIKETSLIESLVKKGKTIWESKAKSIEEAQNSLLDIIMEM, encoded by the coding sequence ATGAAAAAGAAGATAGGACTATTTTATAAAAAAAATGGAAGTTTTAATAATGCAGTACTTACAATAGATAAAAGTATAACAGAAGCATTGAATGTAAGTAAGGATGAAAATGAGATAGTTTTCTCTATGAAAGATGGAGTCATCACCTTAACTAAGGGCAGGTGTAAAGAGGAAGTAGAAGAAAAAAATATACATGGAGATTTAATTGAGTATAGAAAAAATGTAAATATAAATTTTAGTAAAGTGTACAAAGATAAGGATTACTATGTAGCAAAACTTAATATTCCTTTTGGTGTAGTGGATACATTAAAAATTACAAAAGATAGTAATGATGTCAACATAACACTAGAAGATGGAGCTGTTATTATCGATAGAAAAGAAAGAATAGGGAAGGTATACACCCTAAAGGTAAATAAAGGAGGAATAGGTAAAACTTTTCTTACAGTACAACTAGCTCATGGGCTTACAATGAAAGGAAGTAAAGTAATAATTTTAACTACAGATTCTCAAAATAATATAATAGATTTTACAATTCCAGAAGAAAAACAAGAAAGTATAGAGTTAAAGAAGGGACTTAGAAGTTGGGTTATGACTGGAAAAGGAGATAAGCTTAACCTTAGAAAAAATCTAGACTTTATTCCACTAGAGAGTTCAGTTTTTACAGAGAGATTTCTAGAGAAGTTACCAATTTTTATAGATCATCTAAAAAAAGAGTATGATTATATTTTGATAGATAGTATTCCTACTATGAAGATAGATACAGAGTTTGTAAGGTGTTCTGATAAGATTATAATTCCAGCTTTTTGTGATATACCGACATTAAAAGGGGTAATAAATGTAATAGAAGAGGCAGGAATAGAGAAGATACATGCTATACTAGTAAATCTATATAGAGCTACTATTACTCAAAAGGATATTTTGGAAAAGTTAAATTCTATGTTAAAAGAAACAGATATATTATTTCCAGAGCCAATCAAAGAGACATCACTAATAGAAAGTCTTGTAAAAAAAGGAAAGACCATATGGGAGAGTAAGGCAAAATCTATAGAGGAAGCACAGAATAGTTTGTTAGATATAATAATGGAGATGTAG
- a CDS encoding bifunctional dihydroorotate dehydrogenase B NAD binding subunit/NADPH-dependent glutamate synthase, translating to MYKILKKRWLTKEICYMDIEAKDLANAAKPGQFLIVKVNEKGERIPLTICDYDKKRGSVTIVFQVVGEGTKEMGNYNEGEYFQDVVGPLGQPSEFLHIPLTELKNKRYLFVAGGVGTAPVYPQVKWFKENGVAVDVIIGARSKDILILEEEMKKVASNVYICTDDGSYGMHGRVPDMIDKLIKEDGKKYDHAVVIGPMIMMKFASMKCREYNLPNTVSLNPLMVDGTGMCGACRVTIDGKVKFACVDGPEFDGDKVDYDEAMRRQMMYKTSEGRNILEIEDGDTHHNDSCPTHTNLSEVKGRVPAREQDPNVRNKNFKEVCYGYTLEEAQKEAERCLNCKNPLCVKGCPVSINIPAFIQEIKKGDIEAASKVISKYSTLPAICGRVCPQETQCEGKCIVGIKGEPVSIGKLERFVGDWAIQNNAKVEIEEKKDEKVAIIGGGPAGLTAAGDLAKLGYNVTIYEALHKLGGVLSYGIPEFRLPKEEIVDKEIEKLYTLGVKVHTDSFVGRTFTVDDLLDKEGYSAVFIGSGAGLPRFMNIPGENYNGVISANEFLTRVNLMKANRKDYATPIKIGKRVFIIGGGNVAMDAARTAKRLGADVTVLYRRGEAELPARREEIHHAKEEGIKFQFLVNPVEIIGDEKGWVKEIKCVRMKLGEPDESGRAKFSVIDGSEFILEGETVIMSLGTSPNPLIADTTENLSISKWKGIEADENGKTSREGIFAGGDAVTGAATVILAMEAGKKAAAEIDRYLRGKKAEQK from the coding sequence ATGTATAAAATTTTAAAAAAGAGATGGTTAACTAAAGAGATTTGTTATATGGATATTGAAGCAAAAGATCTTGCAAATGCTGCAAAGCCAGGTCAGTTCTTAATCGTAAAGGTCAATGAAAAGGGAGAGAGAATTCCATTAACCATATGTGATTATGATAAAAAAAGAGGAAGTGTAACTATTGTCTTTCAAGTAGTAGGAGAAGGAACAAAGGAAATGGGAAACTACAATGAAGGAGAATATTTTCAAGATGTAGTAGGGCCACTAGGACAACCAAGTGAATTTTTACATATACCATTAACGGAATTGAAAAATAAGAGATATCTATTTGTAGCTGGAGGAGTAGGAACAGCACCAGTATATCCACAGGTAAAATGGTTCAAAGAAAATGGAGTTGCAGTTGATGTAATAATAGGAGCAAGAAGTAAAGATATTTTAATATTAGAAGAAGAGATGAAAAAAGTAGCTAGCAATGTATATATCTGCACTGATGATGGAAGTTATGGAATGCATGGAAGAGTACCTGATATGATAGATAAATTAATAAAAGAAGATGGGAAAAAGTATGATCATGCTGTTGTAATAGGACCTATGATAATGATGAAGTTTGCTTCTATGAAGTGTAGGGAGTATAATTTACCCAATACAGTTAGCTTAAATCCTCTTATGGTAGATGGAACAGGAATGTGTGGAGCTTGTAGAGTCACTATAGATGGAAAAGTAAAATTTGCCTGTGTAGATGGACCAGAATTTGATGGGGATAAAGTAGATTATGATGAGGCAATGAGAAGACAGATGATGTATAAAACATCTGAAGGAAGAAATATTCTTGAGATAGAAGATGGAGATACACATCATAATGACTCATGTCCTACTCATACTAATTTGTCTGAAGTAAAAGGTAGAGTACCTGCAAGAGAGCAAGATCCAAATGTAAGAAATAAAAATTTTAAAGAAGTCTGTTATGGTTATACTCTTGAAGAGGCACAAAAAGAAGCTGAAAGATGTTTGAATTGTAAAAATCCTCTATGTGTAAAAGGCTGCCCTGTTTCAATAAATATTCCAGCCTTTATTCAAGAAATAAAAAAAGGTGATATTGAAGCAGCAAGTAAAGTAATTTCAAAATATTCTACACTGCCAGCTATATGTGGAAGAGTTTGCCCTCAAGAAACTCAGTGTGAAGGAAAGTGTATTGTAGGAATAAAAGGAGAACCTGTATCTATTGGAAAATTAGAGAGATTTGTTGGAGATTGGGCTATTCAAAATAATGCTAAAGTTGAGATAGAAGAAAAAAAAGATGAAAAAGTAGCTATAATTGGTGGAGGACCTGCTGGTCTTACGGCTGCTGGTGATTTAGCAAAACTTGGATACAATGTAACTATTTATGAAGCATTACATAAACTTGGAGGTGTACTTAGCTATGGAATACCAGAGTTTAGACTTCCAAAAGAGGAGATAGTAGATAAAGAGATAGAAAAATTATATACTTTAGGAGTAAAAGTACATACTGATTCATTTGTTGGAAGAACTTTTACTGTAGATGATCTATTAGATAAGGAGGGGTATTCAGCAGTATTTATAGGAAGTGGAGCAGGACTTCCAAGATTTATGAATATACCAGGAGAAAATTATAATGGAGTAATCTCAGCCAATGAATTTTTGACAAGAGTAAATTTAATGAAAGCTAATAGAAAAGATTATGCTACTCCAATAAAAATTGGGAAGAGAGTTTTTATAATAGGTGGAGGAAATGTAGCCATGGATGCAGCTAGAACTGCAAAAAGATTAGGGGCAGATGTAACAGTATTATATAGAAGAGGAGAAGCAGAATTACCAGCAAGACGTGAAGAAATTCATCATGCTAAGGAAGAAGGAATAAAGTTTCAATTTTTAGTAAATCCAGTGGAGATAATTGGAGATGAAAAAGGTTGGGTAAAAGAGATCAAATGTGTAAGAATGAAGTTGGGAGAACCTGATGAAAGTGGAAGAGCAAAATTTTCTGTGATAGATGGAAGTGAGTTTATATTGGAGGGAGAAACTGTAATCATGTCACTTGGAACCTCTCCTAATCCATTGATAGCTGATACTACAGAGAATTTAAGTATTAGTAAATGGAAGGGAATAGAAGCAGATGAAAATGGAAAAACTTCAAGAGAGGGAATTTTTGCTGGTGGAGATGCTGTAACTGGAGCGGCTACTGTGATACTTGCTATGGAAGCTGGGAAAAAAGCAGCAGCTGAGATAGATAGATATCTTAGAGGAAAGAAAGCAGAACAAAAATAA
- the thiC gene encoding phosphomethylpyrimidine synthase ThiC encodes MYSTQMEAAKKGIFTKEMEIVARDEQMSKEELMEKIAKGSIVIPANKNHKNIYPRAIGEGTRTKVNVNLGVSEDCCDYCKEMVKVEKAIEYGADAIMDLSTFGDTRKFRKELVEKSTVMLGTVPMYDAVAKLGKNIKDMSVEDLFRVVEMHCEDGIDFLTIHAGLNRTCVDRLKNNKRLTKIVSRGGSILFQWMVLNDKENPFYEHYDRLLEICRKYDVTLSLGDGLRPGSIADSTDAPQIQELIILGELTKRAWEKDVQVMIEGPGHVPMHEIVTNMQIEKKLCHNAPFYVLGPLVTDIAPGYDHITSAIGGAIAAASGADFLCYVTPAEHLRLPTLEDMKEGIMASRIAGHAADIAKGIKGARDWDNRMSKYRGELNWNGMFEECLDPEKAKEYRKSSKPIEEEVCTMCGDLCPMKRCNELLD; translated from the coding sequence ATGTATTCAACACAGATGGAAGCAGCAAAAAAAGGAATATTTACTAAGGAAATGGAAATAGTAGCTAGAGATGAGCAGATGAGCAAAGAAGAGCTTATGGAAAAAATAGCTAAAGGAAGCATAGTAATCCCTGCAAATAAAAATCATAAGAATATATATCCAAGAGCAATTGGTGAAGGGACAAGAACAAAAGTAAATGTAAATTTAGGTGTATCAGAAGATTGTTGTGACTACTGTAAGGAGATGGTAAAGGTAGAAAAAGCTATTGAGTATGGAGCAGATGCGATAATGGATTTGAGTACTTTTGGAGATACACGAAAATTTAGAAAAGAGTTAGTAGAAAAATCAACAGTTATGTTAGGAACTGTTCCTATGTATGATGCAGTAGCAAAATTAGGAAAAAATATAAAAGATATGAGTGTAGAAGATCTATTTAGGGTAGTAGAGATGCATTGTGAAGATGGAATAGATTTCTTAACTATACATGCAGGACTAAATAGAACTTGTGTAGATAGATTAAAAAATAATAAAAGACTTACAAAAATAGTAAGTAGAGGAGGATCTATTCTTTTTCAATGGATGGTACTCAATGATAAAGAAAATCCTTTTTATGAGCATTATGATAGATTGCTTGAGATTTGTAGAAAATATGATGTGACACTAAGTTTAGGAGATGGATTAAGACCAGGAAGTATAGCTGATTCAACAGATGCTCCACAAATTCAAGAATTAATAATACTAGGAGAGCTTACAAAAAGAGCTTGGGAAAAAGATGTACAAGTTATGATAGAGGGACCTGGACATGTTCCTATGCATGAGATAGTAACAAATATGCAAATAGAAAAAAAACTTTGTCATAATGCACCATTTTATGTCCTTGGACCATTAGTAACAGATATTGCACCTGGGTATGATCATATAACTTCAGCTATTGGTGGAGCAATTGCAGCAGCTAGTGGAGCAGACTTTTTATGCTATGTAACTCCAGCTGAGCATTTAAGACTCCCTACTTTGGAAGATATGAAGGAGGGAATTATGGCTTCAAGAATAGCTGGGCATGCTGCAGATATAGCTAAGGGAATAAAAGGTGCTAGAGATTGGGATAATAGAATGAGTAAATATAGAGGAGAGTTAAATTGGAATGGAATGTTTGAAGAGTGTTTAGACCCTGAAAAAGCAAAAGAGTATAGAAAATCTTCAAAACCTATTGAAGAGGAAGTTTGTACAATGTGTGGAGATTTATGTCCTATGAAAAGATGTAATGAACTTTTAGATTAA
- the thiS gene encoding sulfur carrier protein ThiS yields the protein MNIVLNGEKYEVFKEDITVGELLEELSVKWNIDLSGAVVLVNDEIVKKNKWETKKVGKDYHLEVLSFVSGG from the coding sequence GTGAATATTGTATTAAATGGAGAAAAATATGAAGTCTTCAAAGAAGATATCACTGTGGGGGAATTATTAGAGGAATTATCAGTAAAATGGAATATAGATTTATCTGGAGCAGTTGTACTTGTGAATGATGAAATAGTCAAAAAAAATAAATGGGAAACAAAAAAAGTAGGCAAGGATTATCACCTAGAAGTTTTATCTTTCGTTTCTGGAGGGTAA